In uncultured Fibrobacter sp., the genomic stretch AGGGTGCTTCGGCATGTTCTTTCACTTTTTGCTCGTGAACTTCGCGTTTTTTATGCCATTCGGCAAGCTGTTCCTTAAAGGTTTCTTTAAGGCGTTCCATGCCGATATTTTCACGGGCGCTTACCTGAATGGCCTCGGGATAGTTCTCGCGGAGCTCAGTGCGTCGAGCCTCGTCGCAGATTTCGGCCTTGTTGAAGACGCGAATGCGAGGCGTTTCGGGACTGATAATGCCTTCAAGCGTTCGGTGCGTGACTTCGAGGTGCTCGCGGTAATCGGGCGCAGAGCCGTCGACGACTTCCAAAATGCAGTCCGCATGAGCGGCTACACCAAGCGTACTCTTGAAGGTCTCAATTAAGTTGTGCGGAAGTTTGCGGATAAAGCCGACTGTGTCGGATAAAATAATGTTTTCGCCGTCCAAATACAGCTTTCGAGTGGTACTGTCGAGGGTGGCAAACAACTTGTCTTCTACATACACGTCGGCGCCAGTCAGACGGTTCGTGAGTGTCGATTTGCCTGCGTTCGTGTAACCAACGATACCGATATGGAAAATGTCGTTCCTGTTTTCGGCTTGGCTTTCTCGGGCATCCTCGATTTTTTCAAGCTTCTTTTTAAGTTCTTGAATGCGCTTGCGGATCATGCGGCGGTCCGTTTCAAGCTGTGTTTCGCCAGGGCCTTTGGTTCCGATACCGCCGTTATGCTGGCGGCAAAGGTGGGTCCATGCACCGGTAAGGCGGGGCATCATGTACTGGAGCTGTGCCACTTCGACCATTAAACGGCTTTCGGCGGTAATGGCATGCTTTGCAAAAATATCGAGAATAAGGCCGGTTCTGTCGAGAACCTTGATTCCGGGGAGTCTCTGTTCTAGATTGCGAACCTGTGAACCAGAAAGATCGTCATCGAATACGACCATCTTGGCGTCAAGTTCTTCAAGGGCTCGCTTGACTTCGTTAACCTTGCCTTCGCCAATGAGTGTTGCCGGACTGAAATTTTGTACGCGTTGTAAAAAGCTTTGCACGACTTCGGCGCCTGCAGTTTCTGCAAGTCTTCCGAGTTCTGCAAGCTGTTCGGTTGCAAGCCACGGACGCACCTTGGGTGTAGAAATCCCGACAAGAATGCAGCGTTCCTTTTGTGGCTTGTGTTCGATGGTCAATTCCTTCATACGAGCTACATATTAGAAAAAACTTTTGTTATAATTACGCTAAATAATTTGATTTGCTATGAAAAAGTTTAAGTTAAAACGTTGGATGCCCTTAAGCCCAGCCATTATCGTGGTTGCGGTTGCGGTAGTTATTCTTGTTGTTGTTTACGCCTTGGTCGCTCGCGAGGCCTATTTTAAACAGGTCGAAGAATCTATTGTGCAGAATACGCAGCGAATGTCTTCGGAATTGACCGAAAAGCTGAAATATGCAAAAAGCAGTATTAAGCTGGTGTCTTATTCCGTGTCCAAGAAAATGGATGGTCCGGAACTTCGCCGCCCGGAATCGGTATTCTTGTCAATGATGGGTGAGGTTCCCTTTTCAAAGATTGAATATATTCGAAAAGATGGCCTAAAGCTTTCTTATGACGAGGAACCGATTGATGTCTCTGAAAGCGATTTTTTCCGCCAGGGACTCATGGGCCGGTCTGGCATTTGGATCGATTACAAGGCCAAAACCTTCAGTGAATCAAAAATCAACGTATTTACCCCGCTCTATTACAATAATTCCGTGATTGGCGTGATTTCGGGAATCTTGGGCGGTAAAAAAGACCTTTTGCCCTTGCTCAATAATACGGTGAATGGTGTGCAGACGGTGGTGCTTGTGTGCGATGGTGAATTGAATATCATCGCCTCGAACATTGTCGAGAATGATTACGGAAAATCTTTTGAAAAACGTGCCCAGGAATTTTTCCCTGCGGATATTTTTGACATGTTCAAAAAGAATGCCGTTCTCAAGGAACCGAAGGCGTTTAGGTTTACTACGGAATATGGCACATCGATTGCGAGCGTGATGCCGGCAAACGAACTGGGGTGGTTCGTTGTACAAATGGTGCCGTACCATGTGCTGACAGGTGTAACCAAGGTAATTGTGCTAAAGTCGTTCTTTGCACTTTTCTTTGTTCTGCTTTTCTTTATCATCTATATTCACTCAGTTTACCGTACCAATCGTCGCTTGCGTAGCGAATTAGAAGGTAAACACTTGAACGTCATCAATGCGCTTACGGATTCTTATGGAAGTGTCTTTGTCATTGATTCCAAGACTGGTCAAAGCGAAAGCTATTGCATTGACGAGAATGTGTCGCGTTACATGCAGGATGCCTTTGATAAGTCTCCGCATTACGATCAACTGACGTCTCTGTATGTTAACCGTATGGTGCTGCTCGAAGATCGTCCGCTTTTTGATCGCGTTATCAATTTGGAACGCCTGAATCGTGAATTCCTGAAGCGTAACCGTTTTGAATTCATTTACCGCATTTCTAGAGGCGGCGTCATTCATTACATGCAGGTTCATTATGTCAAGCCGTCCAAGGACCGCCCGGAATTTGTCATGGGTATCAAGCTTGTCGATGAATCCATGAATGCAGAACTTGAAAAACGCAAGGAACTGAACGAACAGCGCGTGGCGCTTGTGAAGGCGCTTGACCGCGCACAGCGTGCCGACAAGGCGAAGTCGAATTTCCTGTTCAATATTAGCCATGATATTCGAACTCCGATAAATGCGATTCTTGGCTATGGTATTCTCGCCCAAAAGTATTTGCTGAACCTGAACTTGCCCGATTCCCAGACATCGATGCTGAATTACTATATGAGGGGTATTCAGTCGGCAGGTTCGCTTTTGCTCGATATGATCAATTCGGTCTTGAGTCTTACGACAATTGAATCGGGTTACGAAAAACTTGAAGAACACCCGGCGTTGACGGCAACGTTGAGCGAAGACTTGATTACGACTTTTGAACAGACTGCAAGACAAAAGAATGTCATGCTGCAGGTCTCGCGCAATATCAAGTCCCGTTGCGTGTATGTCGATAAGGTGAAGTTCCATCAGATTCTTTTGAATATTGTGAGCAACGCCATCAAGTACACTCGTGCTGGCGGGCTTGTCCGCATTTCGTTGCGCGACTTGCCTCATGAAACTCAGGGAATGTGCTATATCGAAACGGTTGTTGAAGACACGGGCGTCGGAATTTCGGAAGAATTCTTGCCGAAGGTGTTTGAACTCTTTGAACGTGAACAGTCGGCGCTTACCCGCGGTATCGATGGAACCGGTCTTGGACTTAGCATTGTGAAAAAGCTGGTTGACCTGATGCGCGGAACGGTGAAGATTACAAGCCGAGTGGGCGAGGGTACCCGTGTCGTGGTTGTAACTCCGCACCAGATTGCCGATGACCAAGTAGAAGATGCTCCTGTCGAGGAATCTCCGTTTAAGAAATCCCTTACTGGAAAGCGAATCCTTGTGGCCGATGACGATCCGCAAACGATTGAAATTGTCTCGAGTATGCTCCAAACGGCCAATGCCGATGTCGTTAGCGTCAATAACGGTAACGACTGCTATCGAAAAATCGATATGTCTCCGGCAGGCTCGTTCGATGCCGTGCTGATGGATGTGAAAATGCCTAAGGGCGACGGCCTTGAAACGACGGTTCGAATTCGTAAAATGGAAGACCGCCGTAAATCGAGATTGCCTATTATCGCCCTGTCGGCAAGTGCCTTTGAAGAAGAAAAACAAGCGGCATTCGATGCCGGCGTGAATGGACACGTGACAAAGCCGATAGATTTTACGGAATTGTTCGCATTGATTACGCGCTTGTTGAAGTAGTGGAATTTCCTTTTAATAAATTTGTTGCATGAAAATTCGCCTGACACAAGAAACCTTGAATCGCCTGAAGCGCTTTCGCAAAAATAAGCGGGCGTTTTGGTCGTTAGTCGTGCTTGTGGTGGCGTACTTGTTGTCGCTCACGAGCCCTTGGACCGTTAACGATGAACCGCTCTTGATGCGCTACCAGGGGAAGACGTATTTCCCGGCATTTGTGCGTTATAGTGATGCGGACTTTGGCGGAGAATACCAGACCGAAGCCGATTACAGCAAGCTGTTTGCCGCGGTGCGCGAATGCGAAGAAGATGCGGCCGAAGGCTTTACGCGTGCTGGTGGCTGCCCCGAAATTTGGGCGATTATGCCCCCGATTGCGCATGATCCCTTGAAGGCGGATTTGAGCGAAGACGGAACACCTCCGTTTGCGCCGAGTGCAAGGCATTGGCTCGGAACCGACAGCAATGGCCGCGATGTGCTTGCCCGCTTGATTCACGGGTTCCGCATTTGCATTAGCTTCAGTTTGCTTTTGACGGTGCTGGGAACCTTCCTCGGCATTGTAATTGGCGGTATTCAAGGTTATCTCGGCAAGTTCTGGGATACAGGCATGCAGCGCTTTATTGAAATCTGGTCGTCGCTCCCGATGCTTTACGTAGTGATTTTGATCGGTAGCATTTATGGCCGCAGTTTCTGGCTTTTGATTTTGATTATGGCTGCGTTTAACTGGATTTCTCTCAGCTATTACATGCGTGCGGAATTCTTGAAATTGCGTGGCATGACTTACGTGCAGTCGGCCAAGGTCTTGGGCATGGGACATCGCCATATTTTCTTCAAGGAAATCTTGCCGAATGCGATGACGCCTGTGGTCACGCTTTTCCCGTTCACGCTGATTGGCGGAATCGGAAGCTTGACATCGCTAGACTTTTTGGGCTTTGGCTTGCAACCGCCTACACCTAGCTGGGGCGAACTCATGAGCCAGGGACTCAATAACCTTTATGCACCGTGGATTTCTGTCAGTACGGTAGCCGCACTCTTTGTAACGCTTCTCCTCACAACGTTCGTGGGCGAAGGCGTGCGTGATGCCATGGATCCCAAATCTGGAGACCGCTATTTATGATTCCGGTTTTGCAGGTTCAGAATCTTTCGGTGGCTTTCGGGTTTGACAAGAATGGCAAACCCCGCGAAGGAATAACTCCGCTGCAGGTAACGGACAAGGTTTCGTTTGAAATCAACCAGGGCGAATTCTTTGCGCTGGTGGGCGAGTCCGGCTGCGGAAAGAGCGTGACGGCCATGAGCATTTTGCGCTTGCTGCCGCAACCGAGTGCACAAATCGTTGAAGGCTCGGTGCTTTATAAGGCCGACGATGACGCCACTCCGATTGATTTGGCTAAGCTCCCTTTGACGGGTCTGCAAAAGATTCGTGGTTCCGAAATCGCATGTATTTTCCAGGAACCCATGCAGGCCTTGAATCCGGTGGTGACAATCAAAAAGCAACTGCTGGAAGTCTTCAAGTTCTGTGGCATCAAGGGCGATAGCATTGCAACCATTCGTGAAATGCTGACTCTTGCAGGCTTCAAGGATATAGACCGCGTTCTGGATTCTTATCCGCATGAACTTTCGGGCGGCATGTTGCAGCGCGTGTGCATTGTGATGGCTCTGCTTTCTAAACCCAAGCTCATTATTGCCGACGAACCGACGACGGCCTTGGATGTGACGGTGCAGGCACAGGTGCTTGCGGTGCTCAAGGATATGGCTAATCGTACTGGAACGGCAGTCCTTTTGATTACGCATAATATGGGAATCGTGTCACAGTACGCCGACCGTGTGGCCGTGATGTATGCGGGGCGCATTGTGGAAACGGGTTCTGTTCGCGACGTGATTGACTCTCCGATGCACCCGTACACGCAGGGCTTGCTGGCGGCTATTCCCGAGAATCACAGCGACATGCGTACTATGAAGTCCATTCCGGGTTCTGTGCCGCATCCGCGTGATTTTGCAAAGGGATGCCGCTTTGCGGACCGCTGCGAAAAATGCACCGAACAGTGCCGCAGCGAAGTTGTTCCGCCAAAACAAAAAGCTTCGGGCTCGTCGAACCACGAAGCAAATTGTTTTATGATTTGATTGAATTTTTTGTCACACGAATTCGAAAAAGCTAACGCCTTTTCAAAAAAAGTCTTAAACAGATTTTACGTTAGTAAAATCCCAATCGTGCGGCTCCAAAAGAATCTTGTTTCTGGGATTACTTGAATTCCTTGCACCACTTGGGCACAATTTCTGTCGCCTTGCCTTCCACGAAAACATCCGTGTAAGGATCGCTTGTCGGAACTTCCAGATTCAAACATGTCACCTTGGCGCCAAAGCTCTTGGCAAAACTCTTGAAACCGGCGGCGGGGTAGACCACGCTACTCGTGCCGATGTACACGAATTCCTTGCAATTCCTTAAGGCGTCCTGGATTTCTTCCATGTAAAGCGGCTGCTCGCCAAAGAACACAATGTCCGGGCGGCTCATGCCGCCGCAGAACGGGCAACGCGTATCCAGAGTTTCTTCGCCTTCAAAAATGAATTCATGCTTCGGATTCTTTTCGCAGGTGAGGCGCATCAAGTCGCCGTGCATGTGCAACACGCGCTTGGAACCGGCGCGTTCATGCAAGTTGTCTACGTTCTGCGTCACAAGCAAAAAGTCGTCGCCTAAGCGATCTTCAAGTTCTGCAAGCGCAAAGTGAGCGGCGTTGGGTTCGTGTTCCTTGAGTCCCTTGCGCAAGAAGTTGTAGAAATCCTTGACGCGTTTCTTGTCACGGTAGTAACCTTCGGGCGTGCACACGTCATCAATGTTTTCGTGTTCCCACATGCCGTCGTTACCGCGGAAGGTGCGCAGTCCCGATTCTGCACTGATGCCGGCACCAGTCAAAACGACAAGTCTTGGGAATTTGGTCGAACTCATTAGCAGATTCCTCCAAAGAAAAGGGTTTCAGCTACAATGCCGTGTTCAAAGTCAGGCAGGTAAAGGCTTTCATTTTCGCCGTGGGCGTTGCATTCGGGGTCTTCGAGGCCCGTTAGCAAAATAGGAATGTCACCGAAGGTGTTGCGGAACAGTTCTGCACCCGGAATGCTTGCGCCGCAGCCGATAAACTTGGTTTCGGCGTTGTAGGCGGTGGCCATGGATTCACTCATTTTCTTGAAGAACGGGTGAGCTGTATCGGTCACGAAGGGGTTGGCTCCGTCTTCGGTTACGATGCTACACTGAAGGCCGTAGGGCACTTGGGCCTGCAAGAATTCGACCAGTTGCTGGGTCGCCACATCGGCATCCATGCCGGGGGCGAGTCGAATGCCGATGCGTGCGTATGCGCTGTTCTGCAAAACATTGCCAGCGTTCGTGCGGCTTCCGACTTCCATCGCGGTCACCACAATGGAGGGCCTGCGCCACAGCGACAAGAGGATTTCGTCTTCAGGGACTTTGAGCTTCACGCTTTCCAGAATGCCGCCGTCGTTTCTGAAAATCTTCTCGGTCATGCCGAGGCTCTTGTAAGAGGCAAGTTCCGCTTCGGTCGGAGGCACGAGCGTGTCTTCAAAATTCGGAATCAAGATATTGCCCTTGCCGTCGGTAAGGCTTGCAATCATGCGGCAAAGCACCTGGCCGGGGTCAGGAATCGGGCCCGACCAGCTTCCGGAATGGAGCGGAGCCTTGGTCGCCTTGAGTTCCACATTCACTGCACTCATGCCGCGGAGCGTCGTCGTAATCGAGGGCGTTCCCTTGGCGAAGTTTCCGAGGTCTGCTACAATCACGGCGTCGCACTTTAAAAGTTCGGCGTTCTTTTTCAAGATGACTTCAAATCCGGCACTTCCGGATTCTTCTTCGCCTTCAATCAAAAACTTGAGGTTCGGACCGTCATTCTTTTTCCAGGCGCGCACCTGTTCAAGGGCGGCCAGGTGGGTCACGATGCCTGCTTTGTCGTCGGCCGTGCCGCGACCATAGAGTCGGTCGCCCTGGAGGCTCGCTTCAAAAGGCTTGGTGTTCCAGAGAGCTTCGCGCATGGGGGGCTGCACATCGTGGTGGGCGTACAAAAGTACCGTCGGCTTGTCGGGGCTGGTCAAGCTTTCGCCGTATACAGACGGGCGACCGCTTGGCGGCAGCAAAAATTGCACGTTGGTTAGTCCTGCGTCCAAAAAAAGCTGCTTCACGGCTTCTGCGGATTCCAGCACGTATTTTT encodes the following:
- the hflX gene encoding GTPase HflX, with the protein product MKELTIEHKPQKERCILVGISTPKVRPWLATEQLAELGRLAETAGAEVVQSFLQRVQNFSPATLIGEGKVNEVKRALEELDAKMVVFDDDLSGSQVRNLEQRLPGIKVLDRTGLILDIFAKHAITAESRLMVEVAQLQYMMPRLTGAWTHLCRQHNGGIGTKGPGETQLETDRRMIRKRIQELKKKLEKIEDARESQAENRNDIFHIGIVGYTNAGKSTLTNRLTGADVYVEDKLFATLDSTTRKLYLDGENIILSDTVGFIRKLPHNLIETFKSTLGVAAHADCILEVVDGSAPDYREHLEVTHRTLEGIISPETPRIRVFNKAEICDEARRTELRENYPEAIQVSARENIGMERLKETFKEQLAEWHKKREVHEQKVKEHAEAPWKE
- a CDS encoding NAD-dependent deacylase, coding for MSSTKFPRLVVLTGAGISAESGLRTFRGNDGMWEHENIDDVCTPEGYYRDKKRVKDFYNFLRKGLKEHEPNAAHFALAELEDRLGDDFLLVTQNVDNLHERAGSKRVLHMHGDLMRLTCEKNPKHEFIFEGEETLDTRCPFCGGMSRPDIVFFGEQPLYMEEIQDALRNCKEFVYIGTSSVVYPAAGFKSFAKSFGAKVTCLNLEVPTSDPYTDVFVEGKATEIVPKWCKEFK
- a CDS encoding ATP-binding protein — protein: MKKFKLKRWMPLSPAIIVVAVAVVILVVVYALVAREAYFKQVEESIVQNTQRMSSELTEKLKYAKSSIKLVSYSVSKKMDGPELRRPESVFLSMMGEVPFSKIEYIRKDGLKLSYDEEPIDVSESDFFRQGLMGRSGIWIDYKAKTFSESKINVFTPLYYNNSVIGVISGILGGKKDLLPLLNNTVNGVQTVVLVCDGELNIIASNIVENDYGKSFEKRAQEFFPADIFDMFKKNAVLKEPKAFRFTTEYGTSIASVMPANELGWFVVQMVPYHVLTGVTKVIVLKSFFALFFVLLFFIIYIHSVYRTNRRLRSELEGKHLNVINALTDSYGSVFVIDSKTGQSESYCIDENVSRYMQDAFDKSPHYDQLTSLYVNRMVLLEDRPLFDRVINLERLNREFLKRNRFEFIYRISRGGVIHYMQVHYVKPSKDRPEFVMGIKLVDESMNAELEKRKELNEQRVALVKALDRAQRADKAKSNFLFNISHDIRTPINAILGYGILAQKYLLNLNLPDSQTSMLNYYMRGIQSAGSLLLDMINSVLSLTTIESGYEKLEEHPALTATLSEDLITTFEQTARQKNVMLQVSRNIKSRCVYVDKVKFHQILLNIVSNAIKYTRAGGLVRISLRDLPHETQGMCYIETVVEDTGVGISEEFLPKVFELFEREQSALTRGIDGTGLGLSIVKKLVDLMRGTVKITSRVGEGTRVVVVTPHQIADDQVEDAPVEESPFKKSLTGKRILVADDDPQTIEIVSSMLQTANADVVSVNNGNDCYRKIDMSPAGSFDAVLMDVKMPKGDGLETTVRIRKMEDRRKSRLPIIALSASAFEEEKQAAFDAGVNGHVTKPIDFTELFALITRLLK
- a CDS encoding M20/M25/M40 family metallo-hydrolase produces the protein MEQKTIDSIVSAIHTKMPEYIKTLSDLVSIPSISFDNFDQKYVLESAEAVKQLFLDAGLTNVQFLLPPSGRPSVYGESLTSPDKPTVLLYAHHDVQPPMREALWNTKPFEASLQGDRLYGRGTADDKAGIVTHLAALEQVRAWKKNDGPNLKFLIEGEEESGSAGFEVILKKNAELLKCDAVIVADLGNFAKGTPSITTTLRGMSAVNVELKATKAPLHSGSWSGPIPDPGQVLCRMIASLTDGKGNILIPNFEDTLVPPTEAELASYKSLGMTEKIFRNDGGILESVKLKVPEDEILLSLWRRPSIVVTAMEVGSRTNAGNVLQNSAYARIGIRLAPGMDADVATQQLVEFLQAQVPYGLQCSIVTEDGANPFVTDTAHPFFKKMSESMATAYNAETKFIGCGASIPGAELFRNTFGDIPILLTGLEDPECNAHGENESLYLPDFEHGIVAETLFFGGIC
- a CDS encoding ABC transporter permease; the encoded protein is MKIRLTQETLNRLKRFRKNKRAFWSLVVLVVAYLLSLTSPWTVNDEPLLMRYQGKTYFPAFVRYSDADFGGEYQTEADYSKLFAAVRECEEDAAEGFTRAGGCPEIWAIMPPIAHDPLKADLSEDGTPPFAPSARHWLGTDSNGRDVLARLIHGFRICISFSLLLTVLGTFLGIVIGGIQGYLGKFWDTGMQRFIEIWSSLPMLYVVILIGSIYGRSFWLLILIMAAFNWISLSYYMRAEFLKLRGMTYVQSAKVLGMGHRHIFFKEILPNAMTPVVTLFPFTLIGGIGSLTSLDFLGFGLQPPTPSWGELMSQGLNNLYAPWISVSTVAALFVTLLLTTFVGEGVRDAMDPKSGDRYL
- a CDS encoding ABC transporter ATP-binding protein → MIPVLQVQNLSVAFGFDKNGKPREGITPLQVTDKVSFEINQGEFFALVGESGCGKSVTAMSILRLLPQPSAQIVEGSVLYKADDDATPIDLAKLPLTGLQKIRGSEIACIFQEPMQALNPVVTIKKQLLEVFKFCGIKGDSIATIREMLTLAGFKDIDRVLDSYPHELSGGMLQRVCIVMALLSKPKLIIADEPTTALDVTVQAQVLAVLKDMANRTGTAVLLITHNMGIVSQYADRVAVMYAGRIVETGSVRDVIDSPMHPYTQGLLAAIPENHSDMRTMKSIPGSVPHPRDFAKGCRFADRCEKCTEQCRSEVVPPKQKASGSSNHEANCFMI